The window GAAAAGCCTCACGGCCGACTACCTCACGGGGCGGCGCGAAATAGCCGTTCCGACGACCGAACGCGGGTGGAGCAACTCGATAACCGTCAAAGGCGCCCGGGAAAACAACCTGCGCAACATCGACGTGAGGATTCCGCTGGGCGTGATGACCTGCATCACGGGCGTCAGCGGCTCGGGAAAGTCGTCGCTGGCAAAGGGCATTCTCTACCCGGCGCTGCGGCGCATGCTGTACGACACGGGCGTCAAACCGGGCGATTTCGACGGACTGGCAGGCGACGTGCAGCTTCTGAAATCGGTCGAGATGGTCGATCAGAACCCCATCGGCAAGTCGTCGCGCTCGAATCCGGTGACCTATATAAAAGCCTACGACGAAATAAGAAAACTCTTCTCGGACCAGCCCTATGCCCAGCACAACGGGCTGGGGGCCTCGGCATTCTCGTTCAACATCGCGGGAGGCCGCTGCGAGGAGTGTCAGGGCGAGGGCGTCATCAAAGTCTCGATGCAGTTCATGGCCGACGTGGAGCTGGTCTGCGAGGCATGCGGCGGGCGGCGCTTCCGCGACGAGGTGCTGGAAGTCAAATACCGCGGGAAGTCGATCTACGACGTGCTGGAGATGACCGTGGACGACGCCATCGCATTCTTCGGCGAGGAGGAGAAAAACGCGACCTGCCGGCGTATCGTCGAACGGTTGCAGCCGTTGCAGGACGTGGGGCTGGGATATATCAAGCTCGGGCAGTCGTCATCGACGCTCTCGGGCGGCGAGAGCCAGCGCGTGAAGCTGGCGTCGTTCCTGACAAAGGATTCGGCGCAGGGCGGCGTGATGTTCATCTTCGACGAACCCACGACGGGACTCCATTTCCACGACATCTCGAAACTGCTGGCGGCATTCAACGCCCTGATCGAGCGCGGCCACACGATCGTGATCGTCGAGCACAACATGGACATCATCAAGTGCGCCGACTGGGTCGTGGACCTCGGGCCCGAGGCGGGCACGGCGGGCGGCCGCGTGGTGTTCGAGGGGACGCCCCGCGAACTGGAGAAGTGTCCCGAAAGCCGCACGGGCGAATTCCTGCGCCTCAGGACCAAACTTTAAGCGACCGAAATGGAATTTTTCACATACAGACTGCCCAACGGCATCCGGGGCATCCACCGTCAGGTGAAGGGATCGGTGGCGCATTGCGCGCTGGTGATCGGCGCCGGAAGCCGCGACGAACATCCCGACCAACACGGGCTGGCGCACTTCACGGAGCACGCCTTTTTCAAGGGCACCGAGCACCGCCGCGCCTGGCAGGTCAACTGCCGGCTGGAGAATCTCGGCGGGGAACTGAACGCATTCACCACCAAGGAGGATACGACCATACACGCCACGACGCTGCGGGGCGATTTCGCCAAGGCCGCGGAGCTGATCGCCGACATCGCATTCCGCTCGACGTTCCCCGACCGGGAGCTGGAACGCGAAAAGGAGGTGATCGCGGACGAGATCAACACCTACAAGGATTCGCCCGCCGACATGATCTACGACACCTTCGAAGACCTGCTTTTCGCGGATTCGGAGCTGGGGCACAACATCCTGGGCCGCAAAGCGTCGCTGATGCGCTACGACGGAGACGCGATCCGCGCCTTCACGGCGCGCACGCACACCACCGACCAGATGGTCTTCTCGTCGATCGGCAACTTCTCGGCCAAAGCCGCCGAAGCGGTGGCGGCCCGCTATTTCGCCGACCGACCGGCGACGGTGCGCGGATTCGAACGGATCGCACCCGCGGCCTATGCGCCGTTCGAAAAGACGGTCGTGAAGCACACCCACCAGACCCACTGCATCATCGGCAACCGTGCCTGCGGCATCGGCGAGGAACAGCGGCTGCCGCTGGCGCTGCTCACGAACATCCTCGGGGGACCGAGCGCCAACTCGCTGCTGAACGTGGTTCTGCGCGAGAAGAACGGGCTTTCGTACAACATCGAGGCCAGCTACACGCCCTACGGCGACACGGGCATCGTGGCCATCTATTTCAGTTCGGACCACAGCAATGCGGAACAATGCGTCGAGCTGATCGATGGCCAGCTGCGAAAACTCCGCACCGCACCGCTCACGGCCCGGCAGCTGTCGATGGCCAAAAAGCAGTTCATCGCCCAACTGGCCATATCGAGCGAGAGCAACGAGAGCTACATGCTCGGCGCGGGCAAAAGTCTACTGGTCCACGACGACGTGGACACCATGGAACAGGTCTATGCCAAGGTTCGCGACCTGACGGCAGCACAACTGACCGAAGTCGCCGAAGCGGTATTTTCGAATATGTCACGATTAATCTACAAATAAGATGAAAACCGTATTGTTCGTTTTACTCGACGAATTCGCCGACTGGGAAGCGGCATTCCTCGCCCCGGCGCTTCGCGGCGGCGTCATGCCGGGACGCCCGGGAAGCCACGCCGTGCGGTATGCGACGCCCGGGGGAGTTCCCGTGCGCTCGATCGGCGGCATGACCGTTACTCCCGACTGCGGTACGGAGGCGCTGCCGGACGACTGCGCCGGGGTAATTCTCGTCGGCGGCATGAGCTGGGCGACGCCCGAAGCCGAACGGATCGTCCCGCTGGTGCGGGAGGCTCTGTCGCGCGGTGTGCTCGTCGGCGCCATCTGCAACGCCGCGTCGTTCCTCGCAGCGCACGGATTTCTGAACGCGGCGGAACATACCGGGAACACGCTCGAAATGCTCCGGGAGTGGGGCGGCGCGAATTACACGGGCGCCGGACTCTATCGGGAGCGGCAGGCCGTGCGCGACGGCAAGATCGTGACGGCCAACGGCTCGGGGTATCTGGAATTCGCCCGCGAATGCCTGCTCGCGCTCGAAGCCGACACGCCGGAGCAAATCGCCGCGTCGTACGCCTTCAACAAACACGGATTCTATCGGGAATAGATGGACGCTCTCGAAAAATACGTCCACGAATTTTCGGAGCCCGAAGAGGAGCTGCTGCACGAACTCGACCGCGAAACCAACCTGCGGGCCGTGGCGCCGCGGATGCTCTCGGGGCACATTCAGGGCCGGCTGCTGGAGATGCTGGTGCGGATGATGCGTCCGCGAAGAGTGCTCGAAATCGGGACTTTCACGGGCTATTCGGCGCTCTCGATGGCCGCGGGGCTCGACGAAGGGGCCGAACTGCACACCGTCGAGGTGGACGACGAACAGGAGGAGTTCATCCGCTCGTATTTCGCCCGCAGCCCCCACGGAGACAAAATCACGCTCCACATCGGCTCGGCACTCGAAATCGCCCCGAAGTTAGGCGAGTTCGACATGGTGTTCATCGACGGCGACAAGCGCGAATACCCCGCCTATTACCGGATGCTGATGGGCGACGACGGCGGACGGCGGCTGGTGCACGGCGGCTCGGTGCTCATCGCTGACAACATTCTCTGGTCGGGGAAGGTCGTGCAACCCATTGCGCACAACGACCGCCACACGCAGGCGCTCGTGGAGTTCAACCGCATGGTCGTCGAAGACCCGCGCGTGGAGAACGTCATCGTCCCGCTGCGCGACGGACTGAATCTGATAAGAATAAAATAAGATGGAAATCAAAGAATTGCAAGAGCGTGTCGATGCCTGGATCAAGGAATACGGCGTGCGTTATTTCTCGGAGCTGACCAACATGGCCGTACTGACCGAGGAGGTGGGGGAGCTGGCCCGCGTGATGGCCCGCCGATACGGCGACCAGTCGTTCAAGAAGGGCGAGAAGGAAAACCTCGCCGACGAGATGGCCGACGTGCTGTGGGTGCTGGTATGCCTGGCCAACCAGACGGGCGTGGACCTCACGGCGGCCGTCGAGGCCAACTTCGCCAAGAAGACCGCCCGCGACAAGGAGCGGCACCGCAACAACCCGAAGCTGTAAATGCCAAAAACGTCCCGGCCGCATGGCCGGGACGTTTTTCGATAGGGCAGCCGGAGACTACTCCAATTTGAGCTCCCGCTTGATGCCGTCGATCCTGGCGTCGAGCTCGGCCAGCGTCGTGTCGAAATCGGCGACCGAAGCCAGCGGCGTCTTCACGCCGAAGTAGAACTTGATCTTGGGCTCCGTGCCCGAAGGACGCACCGAAACGGTCGTGCCATCGGCCGTGAACCATTGCAGCACGTTGCTGCGGTCCTGATGGATGGGCGATTTGCAACCCGTCTTCACGTCGAGCGTTTCGAGCGACTGGAAATCGTTGATCTTCACCACGGGCGACCCGAGGATCGTCTTGGGCGGATTCTGGCGGAAATCGACCATCATCTTCTGGATCTGGTCGGCGCCCTCCTTGCCCTTGCGGACCACCGAAACGAGGCCCTCGCGGTAGAAACCGTATTTCACGTAAAGCTCCTGCAACCACTCGTAGAGCGTCAGACCCATCGTATCCATCGCCCATGCGGCGGCCTCGGCAGCCAGCGAGCAGGCCGAAACGGCGTCCTTGTCGCGCACGTAGTCGCCGGCGAGATAGCCGAACGACTCTTCGCCGCCGCCGATGTACTTGGCTTTGCCCTCGTTCTCGCGGATGATCTTGGCGATATACTTGAAGCCCGTGAGACAGTCGTAGCACTTCACCTTGAAATGCTCGGCCACGGCGTTGGCCATCTGCGACGTGACGATGGTCTTCACGACATACTGGTTGCCGTCCAGTTCGCCGCGCTCGGCCCAGCGGGTCAGCTGGTAGCTCAGCAGCAACACGAGGGTCTGGTTGCCGTTCAGCAGCACGTATTCGCCCTTCTTGTTGCGCAGTGCGACGCCGATGCGGTCCGAATCGGGGTCGGTGGCCAGCACCAGGTCGGCGCCCTCCTTCGCGGCGAGGTCGATGGCCATAGACATTGTCTTGCGCTCCTCGGGGTTGGGGGACTCGACGGTGGGGAAGTTGCCGTCGATGACGGCCTGCTCCTTCACCAGAATCACGTTCGTGAAGCCGAACTTCTTCAACGAAGCCGGAACCAGCCGCACGCCCGCGCCGTGCATCGGCGAATAGACGATCTTCATGTCGTGGTGCTTCTTCACGCTCTCGGGCGAAAGCGAGAGTTCGTGCACCTTATTCAAATAGATCTCGTCGAACTTCTCGTCCAGAATGGTGA of the Alistipes senegalensis JC50 genome contains:
- a CDS encoding M16 family metallopeptidase translates to MEFFTYRLPNGIRGIHRQVKGSVAHCALVIGAGSRDEHPDQHGLAHFTEHAFFKGTEHRRAWQVNCRLENLGGELNAFTTKEDTTIHATTLRGDFAKAAELIADIAFRSTFPDRELEREKEVIADEINTYKDSPADMIYDTFEDLLFADSELGHNILGRKASLMRYDGDAIRAFTARTHTTDQMVFSSIGNFSAKAAEAVAARYFADRPATVRGFERIAPAAYAPFEKTVVKHTHQTHCIIGNRACGIGEEQRLPLALLTNILGGPSANSLLNVVLREKNGLSYNIEASYTPYGDTGIVAIYFSSDHSNAEQCVELIDGQLRKLRTAPLTARQLSMAKKQFIAQLAISSESNESYMLGAGKSLLVHDDVDTMEQVYAKVRDLTAAQLTEVAEAVFSNMSRLIYK
- a CDS encoding type 1 glutamine amidotransferase family protein encodes the protein MKTVLFVLLDEFADWEAAFLAPALRGGVMPGRPGSHAVRYATPGGVPVRSIGGMTVTPDCGTEALPDDCAGVILVGGMSWATPEAERIVPLVREALSRGVLVGAICNAASFLAAHGFLNAAEHTGNTLEMLREWGGANYTGAGLYRERQAVRDGKIVTANGSGYLEFARECLLALEADTPEQIAASYAFNKHGFYRE
- a CDS encoding O-methyltransferase, whose protein sequence is MDALEKYVHEFSEPEEELLHELDRETNLRAVAPRMLSGHIQGRLLEMLVRMMRPRRVLEIGTFTGYSALSMAAGLDEGAELHTVEVDDEQEEFIRSYFARSPHGDKITLHIGSALEIAPKLGEFDMVFIDGDKREYPAYYRMLMGDDGGRRLVHGGSVLIADNILWSGKVVQPIAHNDRHTQALVEFNRMVVEDPRVENVIVPLRDGLNLIRIK
- a CDS encoding nucleotide pyrophosphohydrolase → MEIKELQERVDAWIKEYGVRYFSELTNMAVLTEEVGELARVMARRYGDQSFKKGEKENLADEMADVLWVLVCLANQTGVDLTAAVEANFAKKTARDKERHRNNPKL
- a CDS encoding phospho-sugar mutase codes for the protein MANELEQLVLRKAQTWLDGHYDEATKKQVKYLMDNDMKELVESFYKDLEFGTGGLRGIMGVGSNRMNIYTVGAATQGLSNYLKKNFAGERVRVAVAHDSRNNSRMFAERVADIFASNGFQVFLFDTLRPTPELSFAIRELKCHSGVVVTASHNPKEYNGYKAYWTDGAQVTEPHDKNIIAEVAKITDVDMVLTGKNPENITILDEKFDEIYLNKVHELSLSPESVKKHHDMKIVYSPMHGAGVRLVPASLKKFGFTNVILVKEQAVIDGNFPTVESPNPEERKTMSMAIDLAAKEGADLVLATDPDSDRIGVALRNKKGEYVLLNGNQTLVLLLSYQLTRWAERGELDGNQYVVKTIVTSQMANAVAEHFKVKCYDCLTGFKYIAKIIRENEGKAKYIGGGEESFGYLAGDYVRDKDAVSACSLAAEAAAWAMDTMGLTLYEWLQELYVKYGFYREGLVSVVRKGKEGADQIQKMMVDFRQNPPKTILGSPVVKINDFQSLETLDVKTGCKSPIHQDRSNVLQWFTADGTTVSVRPSGTEPKIKFYFGVKTPLASVADFDTTLAELDARIDGIKRELKLE